CTTCCATTACAACGGCATATTGGGGCCCGATACCGCCGAGGAGGTGTGGCAGCACTGCAACCGCATGCTCCAGCGCGAGCAGCTGCGGGTGCGCGGCATCATCGCACAGTCCAATGTGCGCGTGCTCTGCACCACGGACGATCCCGCCGACTCGCTGCGCTACCACAAAGAGATCGCCCAAGACGCCTCCTTTCAAACGCGGGTGCTGCCCGCCTTCCGGCCCGATAAGGCCGTCAACATCAACAAGCCGGAGTTTCCCGCGTATATCCGCACGCTGGCGCAGGCGGCGGGCATGCCCATCGCCACGCTGGAGGACCTCTACGCCGCGCTGGAGGCGCGCATCGATTTCTTTGACGCCATGGGCTGCTGCGCGTCCGACCACGGCCTGGACGCGGCGGTGTTCGTGCCCTGCGACGCGGCGGCGCTTGCGGGCATTTTTGCCCGCGCGCTGGCCGGAGAGATCCCGTCGGCTGTGGAGGCGGACCAGTACAAGACCGCCATGCTGTGCTTCTTCGCCCGCCAGTATGCCAAACGCGGCTGGGTTATGCAGCTGCACTACGGCGCCATCCGCAACACCAACCCCCCCGCCTTTGCCCGCCTGGGGCCGGATACCGGCTACGACTGCATTGGCACGCCCGATTGCAGCCAGGCGCTGGTTTCCCTGCTGGGCGCGCTGGAGGAGACAGGGGAGCTGCCCAAAACCATCCTGTACGCCCTCAACCCCAACGACAACGCCATGCTGGCAAGCGTGGCGGGCTGCTTCCAGCAAGGCGGCGTACGCAGCCGCGTGCAGCACGGCGCGGCCTGGTGGTTCAACGATACCAAAGAGGGTATGACCGCCCAGCTGACCACGCTGGCCAGCTTGGGCATGCTGGGCAATTTTGTGGGCATGCTCACCGACTCGCGCAGCTTCCTTTCCTATGCGCGGCACGAGTACTTTCGCCGCATATTGTGCAACCTGATGGGCACGTGGGTGGAAAACGGCGAGTACCCGCAGGACGACGCGCAGCTCAAAGCCCTGGTGCAGGACATCTGCTACCACAACGCGGCGCGCTTCTTCGGTTTTGACAAGTTTGACAAGTGACATCACCATACGGGGCGGGCGAAAGTAATTTTTCGTCCGCCGTTTTTAATGCGGACATGCTGTTGTCCGCTTGCATCCGCTATGATAGAGATATACCAGGGGCGCGATACCCCTGTGAAAAAGGAGGATCTTACGCATGCAAGAGACACGTTACTGCCAAAGCTGCGGCATGCCGCTGACGGACGACCTGTTGGGCACGCAAAAGGACGGCAGCACGCAGCAGGACTACTGCGTTTACTGCTACAAGGACGGCGCATTTACAAGCGATGTGGACATGGAGGGCATGATCGCTCAGTGTGTCCCCTTTATGTTGGAGGCGCACCCGGGCATGGACGCGGCGGAGGCTGACGGCATGATGCGGCAGTTTTTCCCCACGCTCAAGCGCTGGCGCTAGGAGGGCGAAAGGCACCATGCAAATCATCACCTTGGACGCGCAGAACCTGGCGCGCGAGCATATCTGCTGCGCGATCAGCGATAAAAAGGGCGAGACGTGCGTCGCCACCAAAAAGGCCTGGCTGGCCGCGCGCTTTGCCGACGGGCTGACCTTCAAAAAGATGGACCTGCGCGGCAAGGCGTTTATTGAGTACATCCCCGCTGCGCGCGCCTGGGCCCCCATCCAGGCCGAGGGGTACATGTTCATCAACTGCCTGTGGGTGGCGGGCCAGCACAAGGGCAAGGGCTACGCAAACGCGCTTGTGGATGCCTGCATACAGGACGCCAGGGCTCGGGGCTGCGTGGGGCTGTGCGCGCTTGCCAGCGACAGGAAGCGCCCCTTCCTCTCTGAGCCGGGCTTTTTGAAGCACCGCGGCTTTGCGGCCGTGGACCAGGCCCTGCCCCACTTTGTGCTCTACAGCCTGCCCTTTGACGCATCCGCGCCCACGCCCCACATCCGCCCCTGCGCCAGGGACGGCGCCATCGATCAAAAGGGCATGGTGCTTTACTACAGCGACCAGTGCCCTCACACCGCCAAGTACGTGCCCATCGCCTGCGAGGTGGCGGCGAAGTATGGCTTTCCCCTGGAAGCTGTGCACTTTGGCACATACGCGCAGGCGCAGCAGGCCCCCTGTCCCTTTACCACCTATGCCTTTTTTGACCACGGCGCGTTTGTGACAAACGAAATCCTCAGCCCTGCAAAGCTGGAAAAGTACATGCAGGCGCGCAGGGCGGCCGAAGCGTAACAACACACAAGACGCGCGCGGGCAGATGGATATCCGTCTGCCCGCGCGTTTTATGGTATACTGTGTTTAAAATATGACCCCCTAACAAGGAAGGTGTTCCCCCCTTTGTATACCAACGACTACATCATGCGCCAGATCGCCATGCTCTCCCAGATTCTGGGTCGGGTACTGCTGCAGAAAAGCAGCGCAGCCACCACGGACATCATCGACGCGCGCGGGCATTTGGCAAGCGACAAATATTTGGCCTACCAGCTGCAAAAGGGCATCAGCCAGGGTCGCATCAACGAGGCGGAGAACCTGCTTTTTGAGGTGATCGAACAGGACAAGAGCGCTGCCAACCTGCAGGCGGCGCTGGATTTTTACGAGCGTCTGGATGCGCTGAGCGACGAGACGCTGCAGGCACGCGGCTTTTCGCGTGAGGAGATCATGGAGGGCCTGGCCGCCGTGCACAAACACTACACTACGCGCTGAAAAAGCGCGTCGCGCTGCGCCATGCCCCAAGGGGGCGCGATCCCTGTGCCGGATGTTTTGTCCCGTGCAGAGCCACAGCAGACACGCCGCTTCGGGCGCTTTTTCATGCGTGCGTCTAGGCAGCCCAACAGTAAGTGCGCCGCTTCGGGCGCTTTATATATTTATGTCAGAAAAGCCTTACAGCACTGCACACGTACCCGCGCCCCGCGTCAGATTTCTTATTGCGTGCCATGCAGCAAGCGCCCCCTCCCCTTTGCCGGCAGCGATGCTGCCGTGGGCGGCGGCGCTTTTTTGTGCTTTGCTTATGCCTCGGGCGTATCGTCCCCCTGCGGCGCGCCCTTCTGCGCGCTGCACTGGAAGCGCCACCCCTTGGCAATAGGCGTCCAATCCCCCGCCTTGCCCTCGTGCATCATGCCCAGCGCCAAATGCGCCATGGCGATACCTCGATCCAGCGGCCCGTAGCCGAAGTTGTTGCCGTCTGCCAGCACGTCGATGTGCCCGGGTGCGGGCGCAAAGCGCCAGGGTTGGTTGTTGAGCGCCGAGGGCGCCACCTGGGCGCAGCGCAGCGCGGAGAGCTGCCACTGCTCCAGCAGCTGCACCTCGGATTTGGAAAGCTTGCACAGCTTTTCGATGCTCTTGCGCTTTTTGGCCGTGCCCACGCGATCATACTGCCCCACCGCGATGATGCAGGTGATGCGCTCCTGCGGTCCCACCTCCGCCAGCAGGCGCGCCGTCTTTTTATCAAACGTGCCCAGCCAGCAGCAGCCCAGGCCCATTTCATAGGCGGCCAGCACCAGCATCTCTCCCAGGTAGCCTTCCCACTCGCCCGGCGCCTCCTCCTGCGCCACCACGGCCATAAAGCAGTTCGTGCCCGTGATATTGCCGGGCAGCGCGTCGCCCTGCAGCACGGCAAAGCGCACGTGGTCGTTGCCCAAAATATCGCCCAGGGCGCGCAGTGCGGCGATCTGATCGGGCAGGGGCGGCTGTGTATACGTGCGCACAGACACGCGTTTGGCGATTGCCTCCCACCACTGCGGCTGCAAACTGACATGCGGCATCATAAATTTCATCATGACTCGCCCCCTTGAATCGTTTTTCTATATTATACCATAGTTGCGCAGGCCACTGGCCACGCACTTTGCGCGTCATACGTAAAAAGCGCCCAGATGCAATCCCGCAGGACGCATGGGCGCCGATACATTTCCAGCAAACGCTTAAGCGACTTTGGCGCCTGCTCCGCCCTCGATGCCCGCGGGCACCGGGATGCTCTCCAGCTTGTTGAAGCTGTTGTAATCCATGCGGATCTCCATCTGTTCGCAGGAGAGCGACGCCGCATCGCCCAGCAGCTTGGCGGCCTTCTGCATCACGTTGCCAATGGAACCGGACAGATCCATCGCGATGCGCACCGGCTCGCTCGTTTTTGCGTCCAAATAGATATCCACAGGCATTTCGCCCATCATCTTATAGATCAGCTTGGCCTGGGCTGCGTCCGCGCCCGTCATTGTATCGAGCATGCCGCTTGCGCTGAGCATGTCGGAAAGATCCTCCGCGCTGAACTTGCCCGCCAGCTTGACCACCTTGCGGCCGTTGATCTCCTCCTGGCCGACGAGCTCAAATTTGTCCGCCGCGTTCAGGTAGGGATCCAGCTTTACCATGCTGTCAGCCATCTTGCGCAGCTGGTCAAGCTGCTCGGTGTCGCCATCCACCTGCTGCCAGGTACCGCCATTGCCTGCATAAACTTGCGTCTGGCCCGCCTGCTCGCGCAGAAATATGTGCACCGTCTGCTTCTCACCGTTAAGGCTGATATTTATATCCATCTGTGTCTGCAGGGGATCAGCCACGGAAAGCAGCGACATCTGCATCTGCATATCGATATCCTCACCACCGGCGCCCATCTTCATCCCCATGTACATGCCCGCATCAAGGCTGTCCACCCGTTCGATTCGCTTCTGCGCGGCGTCAAAATACGCCTGGACGGATTTCCCTTTGGCTTTGCAACCGCTGAAGGCCAGCGCTGTGGCAAGGGCCAGCAGCAACAGCGCCGCTCTCTTGATGTGTTTCATAGCTTGCTCTTCTCCTTCTTCCTTCGCGCGCCCTGGGCGCGTATGTGTTTACGGTATCCATTGTACCATAAGCCCGCGCGCTTTTTTCAGGCAATATTGCGCAATCCGTATTTATCCCGCACCCGCGCAAGCTTGCGCCGCCATGGCTGGTAGATCAGCAGTAGGAACACCGCTGTGGAGAGGGCGTGCGTCGCGTTGAACAGCATGCCCGCGCCGTAGGCGGCCGCTGCCGCGGGCCAGTTGATGGGCGTGATAAACCCCAGGATATACCAGCTATCCAGCAGCAGGCCGTAGAGAAAGCTCGCCACCACCCCGTAGCACACCGCCTGGCTGGTGCGCGCAAGCCAGCCGCGTGCGGCCAGCGTGCCCGCCACGTACCCCATCAGCCCCCAGGCGTACATCTGCCAGGGAGTCCATGGCCCCTGGCCGAACACCATGTTGGAGGCCAGCGCGGCCAGCGCGCCGATCAAAAAGCCGCTCTGGCTGCCGAAGCAAACGCCTCCCACAATCACGATGGCGGATACCGGCTTGAAGTTTGGGAAGGCGCCAAAAAGCGCCCTGCCCGCGACCGCCACCGCGGCCAGCACCACGATGGGCATGATATCGCGCGGGCGGGGCCGCTGCTTTTCAAAGCGCAGGAAAAAGGGCACCAGCGCAAGCGCTGCCACCGCCCCGGCCAGCAGTGCCGTGTTCTCGTAGCGCAGCAGCGCGCACAGCACAAGGACGATCGGCACGCCCAACAGCGCCAGCGGCTCGGCGACCTTGAGCAGGGCCTTAAACACTTTGGACACGTTGCAGCACATCCTCCAGCGTCACACACCCATCGATCAGCCCCCGCGTCATGCGGTTGACCGCCGTGGTGTAGAAGTTGTTGCCCAGAAAGAACTCCCTGCCCGCGTCGCTTGCCAGCAGCTCTCCAGCAAACATCATGGCGCAGGTATCGCCGTGGCGCGCGGCAAGCTCCACATCGTGCGTCACCACCGCAACCGCGCGCCCCTGGCGCGCCAGCTGCTCAAGCAGCAGCGCGATCTGCTCGCGGGCAAAGGCGTCCACCCCTTTGGTGGGCTCGTCCAGCAGCAGCACATCGGGCCGCATGAGCAGCACCTTGCACAGGGCTGCCTTCTGCATCTCCCCACCGCTCAAATCATAGGGGTGCCGCTCGAGCAGATGGGCCACGCCCAGCCGCTGCGCCCAGGCCTGCATATCCGCATGCGTATATCCCCCCTGCCCCGCCTGGGCCATCAGATCCGCCTCCAGCGTGTCCGCGGCAAAGAGCGCCTGCGGGTTTTGCATCAGCAGGGCCACGCGCGCGCCGCGCGCGCGCGTGACGCTGCCCCGCTGTGGCTTGCACAGCCCGCACAGCGCCAGCAGCGCCGTGCTCTTGCCGCTTGCGTTGCCCCCCAGCAGCATGTGCAGCGCGCCGCGGCGCAGCGCGATATCCAGCCCCCGCAGGGCGGGCTGCTCCGCTTCGGGGTAGGCGTACCACACGCCGCGCGCAGAGAGCAGCACCTCTCCCTTGGGCGTGGGCGCGGCCTGCTTTGGCGCAGGGGAACCTGGCGCGCGCGCCGCCACCATGTTCCGCCCCTCGCGCACGCTGATGGGATAGGGTGGCGGCGCCTGCAGCGCCAGCGCCAGGCGCGCCGCCTCGGGCAGGGCCTGGGCAAAGCGCGCCTGCGGATGGGCGGCAATGTGCGCCACAAAATCCCTGGGCGCGCCCGCAAAGGCCAGCTTGCCATCCGCAAGATAGGCCACCTGGTCAGCCAGCGGCAGCACGTCCTCCAGACGGTGCTCGCTGATGACCACCGTCACCCCCAGCTCGCTGTTGACGCGCTCGAGCGCCTGCAGAAAGTTTTTCGCCGCGATGGGGTCCAGCTGCGCGGTGGGTTCGTCAAGCACAAGCACGCGAGGCTGCATCGCCATGACGCTGGCCAGGTTGAGCACCTGCTTCTGACCGCCTGAGAGGGACTCCACCCTGCGGGAAAACCAGGGGGCAATGCCGAAAAAATGCGCCGTCTCCGCCACCCGGCGGCGGATCACCTGGGTAGGCAGGGAAAGGTTTTCCAGGCCAAAGGCGAGTTCATGCCACACGGTGTCGGTCACCAGCTGGTTTTCCGGCTGCTGCATCACAAAGCCCACCAGGCTGGCGGATTCCTTGGGCGCGAGCGCCTCGCGCGCCTTGCCTCCGATATAGATCTCCCCTTGCGCGCGCCCGTGGGGCGCCAGCTCCCGCTTGAGGTGACGCAGCAGCGTGGTTTTGCCGCTGCCTGAGCGGCCGCAAAGCAGCGTAAAGGAACCCTCGTCGATCTGCAGATTGACGCCCTGCAGCGCGCGCTGCGCCTGGTTTGGGTAGGCAAAGGAAAAATCGCGCACCTGGATGATCGGCATCAAAACACCTCCCTGCACTGCACAAGCAGCGGAAAAAAGAGCAGCAGCGCGTAAGGGGCGTACCACAGCGGGGAAAGCGCGGGCCATGCGAGCACGGGATAGAAGGCAAACCCCCGCAGGCACAGCGCCATGCCCCACACGCTCGCAGCCAGCAGGCATACAAGCGCGCCCAGCGCAAGCGCATCCACGCGCCGGAAGCGGAACAGGGAAAACGTGGTGCGCCCGCGCCCCGCCCCGTAGCCGCGCGCCCGCATGGAGTCCGCCGTCTCAATGCTGTCCTCCATGCTCCAGCCCACCAGCACCGACGCGTTGCGCGCCGCGCTGCGGATGCTGGGCCGCTGCGCCTGCCCCAGCAGCGCGTCCTGCGCCTGCACGATGCTGCGCGCCCGGTATCGGGCCGTGGGGATCAGCTTAAGGATCATCGAGAGCATCAGCGCAAGGGTGGGCGCCGCGCCGCCAAACAGGTAGAGAAACTTTTCATGGGTGATGAGCGCCTCAAGGCAGCTGCACCAGATCAGCACGCCTGCGAGCATCGCGCCGGCGCATACGCCGTAGAGCACGGCCTCCTGGGTGACGGGGTTGCCAAACAGGTAGAACAGCAGCGTGGCGCCCCTGTGGTTGAAGAGGGGGTTTGCCAGCGCAACGAGCAGGAACATGGGCAATATGAACTTGAGCGAAGCGCAAAAGCGCCTCGCCCCATGCAGATAGACCGCGTAGCAGCTGCCCGCCGCAAGCGACAGCGCAAGGTACACCGGATGCAGCGTGAGCATGCCCAGCACCAGCGCCGCGGTGATGTAGAGCATCCCGACCGCGGGATGATAGGTTGCAAAGACGTGTTTCATCCCCTATACACCGCCGCCGATGTCTTTGCCGCTGTTTGTGGTGTAGCGCCACACGATGCGGTCGCCCTCCTGGACGATCTGCGCGCCGCAGCTCTTTTGCACGTACGCGCCGTTGACGCTATACATCCAGCCGCTCTGGCCGCCTGCATCGCCCTCGCTGATGCCGCCGATGCCCGTGACGTAAACGCGGCTGCCGCTACCCTGCTTGGCTACGGAAATGCTGCCCGCGGCCGCCCGCAGTGCATCGTAGACGCTGCTACCCTTGGGCAGTTCCACCCGCGTGGCGCCCAGCAGCGCGTTATTCTTGCACAGGCCCGCCTTGGCCGCAGCTGTGGTATCGATGGCAACGCTGCACGATACGGTCTGCTTCTCTGGCGTGGGCGTCGGGGCCGGCGTGGGCACGGGGGTAGCTGCCGGCGTGGGCGCCGCGCTTGCAGCAGGCGCGCTGTTTGACGGCGCCTGGGCGGCGCTGCGCGCGGGCGTGACCTTGGCCCCCTGCCCCGCGCTGGAGGGTGCGGGCTGCGCGGAGGCCTCCGGCTGCGCTTGTGAGGCCTGCGCACTTGGCGTCTGCGCCTCTGCGGACGGCGCGCCGCGCTGCGTCACACTGGGCGCAGGCGCGGCAGATGCCTGGGGCGAAAGTGCCGGCGCGTCCGCTGCGCCGCCCGCGCAGCCGGTGAGCGCCAGCGCAAGCGCCAGCAGCAGCGCGATAAGATACTTGTGTTTTTTCATACGCTCTTGCCACGCTTTCTATACAGAATAAATGCGACGATACCCACAGCCGAGAGCGCCAGCAGCCCGGCCAGCAGCCACACCGGCCAGAGATTGTCCCCCGTACCAGGGCTGCCCTGCGATCCCTGCTGCGCGCCGCCCTGCGGCGCGGGCTCGGTGCTGGGCGCGGGAGTTGGGACAGACGCCTGGCTGATGGTGACGGTGTAGCTTGCCTGCGACGTGCTGCCGGAGGCCGCGTCCAGCGCGCGGGCGGTGATGGTCACCGCGCCCGGCGCGAGCGCGCGCACCACGCCCTGCGCGTCCACCGTAGCGCGCGCGGGGTCGCTGCTCTGCCAAAGCAGCTGCTTGTCAGGCGCGTCCTGCGGGGTGAAGGCGGGCTGCACATCCTTCGTCTCCCCCACAGCCATGGTCACGGCCTCTTGCGCAAACGCGATGCCCGTCACGTGGATATCGCGGCTGCCCAGCGCCACGAGATACCCCGCGTTGTTGGTATAGTAGAGCGCGCCCGAGGCATCAGCAATCAGGCTGGCTGTGGAATACTGGCGCATGCCCGCCGCGGGGGTGTAGAGGGTCTCCACCCTGGGCGTGGTGTTGTGCGCGCTGTCCTCCACGCGCACCACACTGCCCGAGGCCTCGTTGAGCGCCACATAGAGGTATACCTTCTGATCGTTTTCGTCCGTGGCGTAGGCTGTAGAGAGCAGCGGGGCGGACTGGGTGATGCCCCCAAGGTCGACGCGGTAGATCTCCGCAAGGGTGTCCGCGTCCAGCACATGGAACGCGCCGTCGCTCATCACGCTGCCGGTGCTTGCGTACACCCGGCCGTTGTATACCACCGGCGTGCTGGTGGACTCGCTCTCGTCCGCCATCTGGCGCGAGCGCAGGCTGGTCCTGTCAAAGGTGCCGTCCGCGTTGACTTTGACGCTGTGTAGCGCGCCGTCCTTGGTGGTGAAGTACGCGCGAGAGCGCTGCACGTCAAAGGCAGTGGCGCAGCGGATGTCGCTGCCCACGTCGATGGCGTCAATCACCGCATCGTCCACAAGCGCGTGGGAGATCAGCTTGCCCTCGTCGCTGCCAAAGAGCAGCGCGCCGCCCGCCACCGCGCCGCCGCTCCAGTAGAAGCCCTTGCGCGCGCCGCCTGCGCGGTACTGCCATACGTAGGGGTTCTCCTCCATGGCATGGAGGGCGTCTGCATCCTCGGCCTTGATGCAGAAGAACACGCCGTCCAAACTGGTGTAGGCCGTGCCTGCAAAGGTGCCGGCGTAGACGTAGCCCTCGTGGTAGAGGATGGAGGTGTTGATCTGGTGCCCCGCCTGCGCCGGGCTGATCCACAGCGGCGCGAGCGTGGCGGCGTTAAACGCCTGGATGCGCCCGTCCGATACGGGTACAAAGATCATGCCGCCGCCGTAGGCGATGTTGGCAAAGTAACCGATATCGCTGGCCAGCGTCGCGCGGCTCAGCTGCGCGCCCTGCTTATCCAGCTTGTAGAGCTGGTTACCTGCGGCGATATAGAGGGCGTCGTCCACCAGTATGGGCGCGCCGATCGCGCTGGTGGCCTCCGGCTGGTAGGCCTGGCCCAACTTGGTCGCCCACAGCAGCTCGGTCTCCGCCGCGCTGCGCGCAGTGGCGGCGCCTGTCAGGCCCATGTTCTGCGCGTTGCCGCGCAGCGAGGGCCAGCTGGCCGCATAGTCGGGCAGGCCGCCGTAGCGGTGCATGCGCAGGGTGTAGGTGCGCGACGCGCCCCCCACCGAGACGCGCAGCTGCACCTGATGGCTTTCTTGCCCCATGCTGAGCATAAAGTTATTGGTCTGGCCCACCCGGCTGGCCCCCACGGCGTCGATGACGGCGCTATCCTCCGCCGCTTTGGGCGTGAGGATCACCGTGGAGGTGCCATCCGGCACATACACGTCGTAATCCAGCGTGTCCGGCGCAAAGCTGATGCCGCTTTCCGCATAGCCGATGTCCCGCAGTGCCGTCGAGTAGGCGGGCACCGCCACCTTAAAGTGCTTCTGCTGGGATTGACCGTTTAAGCTGATGGTGGCGGTGAGCGTCGCCTCGCCGTCGGGCTGTCCCACGGCGGGGCGATGCACCGTGCCGTCCGCCGCGATGAGCGCAGCGTTGCTGCTCTGCCAGGTGATGCTTGTCGCCCCTGAGGCCCCATGCGCGGGCAGCGTCAGATTCTCTTTGGCGGTTGCCGCAAGCAGCAGGCTGTCCGCGTCCGCCGCGACGAACGCCGCCTCATGCCCCGCTGTCGTGGTATACACTTTGACGTTTGCGTAGGGGCGGCTGATATCGATAAAATCCGGCGTGCCATACTGCCGGCGAATGGCGGAAATCTGGATGCCCGCCGCGTCCGTGGGTGCGTCCAGCGTCAAAGCCGCCTGGCCCGAGGCATCCGTGGCGGAGAACGTCTCCGTATCGGCGCTGCCAAGCGCGTCCGCCCGGGTGATCTGCGCGCCCGCAATGGGGCTGGAGACGCTTTGCGCAGGGTACGCGTAGCCGTTGCGCCCCAGCAGCGTCACGGTGATGGGCTGGCCTACCAACCCCACGTACGTCTCGCTTGCAAAGTGGGTGTAGTAGGGCGGCGCCGCGGGATAGGCGCTCCCCACTGAAAAGATCGCCACACGGTCCCCCGTCTGCAGCTGCTGGCTGCCGACGCCCAAATCGGCGAACGCGTCATTGACGGTGAACATCAGCGCCACGTTGTTCGCGTTGTTGCTCACCAAGCCTGTGTAGCCCCCGTTTGCAAAGCCCAAGCCGGGCAAAATCGCGTTGAGGTAGGCGCCCCACTGCCCCTGGCTTGCATCAATACAGTCGCCCATGGTATCGGTCGACGCATAACCCGCATCAAGCATGTACTGCGCCAGCGCATGCAGCGGCGTCACGTAGCCCGGGTCCGTTAGGCCCGCAAGGCCGTAGTCCGCAAACGTCTTGCCCGCAGGCACCGTCACGGACGTGGGCGCGGCAACGGTGGTCGCGTCCAGCTCCACGCGCAGCGTCACCGTCACATCGCCGGGCGCTGCAAACGCCCCCGGCGCAGACAGCGTCAGCAGCAGCAGCGTGCTTAACAGCAGCGCGCAAAATTTGCCCATGGTTTTCATGTTGGTTCATCCTCCCCTTTGTCCGTGCAAGAAAAAGGCAAGCATCATGTCCCACCATGTCTCTGGCAAAAAAACACCCCCAGCTCGATGTTCCGAAGCGGGGGGTAAGCACAAAAGACGAACCCTCTTTCCCTCCGAAAGATTGTTTCATGGCGGTCATTGGGCAGGTCTTCCGGCTCAGGGATCATACGGAGCAAACGCAGCGAACCTTCCCAGTTGCAATGGCAACCAGTGGCCGCGCCCGCATCAGCGGACGGCTTTGCTGCGCCTCCTCTCCCATCACGGCAGCGGGGGCTGCGCTGGTCTCGCACCAGCTTCCCTATTCTTCCCCGTATTGCGGGGAAACCCAACGCACAATGCGTTATGCAGTTGATAATTGTATAGTAGCACAGAACCAAAGCCGTGTGCAAGGACCGTGCGGCTTTTCTGCATCGCGCGCCACGAAACTCCGCCCATTGCCGCTACCAGGGGCTCCGTGTTTTTCGCCGCATGCATCAGCGGGAAAAAACCTGCGCATTTTCCTGCAAACAAGGCTTGCTTTTTACGCCATGTTTCTTTATAATATGGATGTTGTCGCCTCATGCGGCCGGCGATGTGATGCTGATGTAGCTCAGGAGGTAGAGCACTTCCTTGGTAAGGAAGAGGTCTCGGGTTCGAGTCCCGACATCAGCTCCAGCGGCAAGTTGCCGCTCCCAAATTCGCAAACTACTTTGGCGGTTTGCGAATTTTTTATTGCCCGCAACAGGGTATCCATATCGTCAGGCCCAGCCAGCGGACGGTGTCCGCACCCAAGTTCGCAAACTGCTTTGGCGGTTTGTGAACTTTTTTATTGCCCGAAATAGGGTATCCATATCGTCAAACCTTGCCAGCGGTAAGTTGTCGCCTCCAAAGTCGCATCTTCTATAGGAGGATGCGATTTTTCATTGCCCGAAACAAAGCGTCCATATCCTCAAGCCCAGCCAGTGGACAGTGCCTACACCCAAAGTCGCATCTTCCATTGCTGGGAAGCGATTTGGGGTTGCCCGCAATAGGCCGTCCACCAGCAGC
Above is a window of Maliibacterium massiliense DNA encoding:
- the uxaC gene encoding glucuronate isomerase — protein: MSKAFMDKDFLLTNDTARHLFFDYAQDMPIIDYHCHIDPAQIARNHAFADIAEVWLGGDHYKWRIMRANGAPEEEITGNAPGRVKFQRWAEALPRAIGNPLYHWTHLELQRYFHYNGILGPDTAEEVWQHCNRMLQREQLRVRGIIAQSNVRVLCTTDDPADSLRYHKEIAQDASFQTRVLPAFRPDKAVNINKPEFPAYIRTLAQAAGMPIATLEDLYAALEARIDFFDAMGCCASDHGLDAAVFVPCDAAALAGIFARALAGEIPSAVEADQYKTAMLCFFARQYAKRGWVMQLHYGAIRNTNPPAFARLGPDTGYDCIGTPDCSQALVSLLGALEETGELPKTILYALNPNDNAMLASVAGCFQQGGVRSRVQHGAAWWFNDTKEGMTAQLTTLASLGMLGNFVGMLTDSRSFLSYARHEYFRRILCNLMGTWVENGEYPQDDAQLKALVQDICYHNAARFFGFDKFDK
- a CDS encoding zinc ribbon domain-containing protein — translated: MQETRYCQSCGMPLTDDLLGTQKDGSTQQDYCVYCYKDGAFTSDVDMEGMIAQCVPFMLEAHPGMDAAEADGMMRQFFPTLKRWR
- a CDS encoding N-acetyltransferase — its product is MQIITLDAQNLAREHICCAISDKKGETCVATKKAWLAARFADGLTFKKMDLRGKAFIEYIPAARAWAPIQAEGYMFINCLWVAGQHKGKGYANALVDACIQDARARGCVGLCALASDRKRPFLSEPGFLKHRGFAAVDQALPHFVLYSLPFDASAPTPHIRPCARDGAIDQKGMVLYYSDQCPHTAKYVPIACEVAAKYGFPLEAVHFGTYAQAQQAPCPFTTYAFFDHGAFVTNEILSPAKLEKYMQARRAAEA
- a CDS encoding DUF6483 family protein, with product MYTNDYIMRQIAMLSQILGRVLLQKSSAATTDIIDARGHLASDKYLAYQLQKGISQGRINEAENLLFEVIEQDKSAANLQAALDFYERLDALSDETLQARGFSREEIMEGLAAVHKHYTTR
- a CDS encoding nitroreductase family protein; its protein translation is MMKFMMPHVSLQPQWWEAIAKRVSVRTYTQPPLPDQIAALRALGDILGNDHVRFAVLQGDALPGNITGTNCFMAVVAQEEAPGEWEGYLGEMLVLAAYEMGLGCCWLGTFDKKTARLLAEVGPQERITCIIAVGQYDRVGTAKKRKSIEKLCKLSKSEVQLLEQWQLSALRCAQVAPSALNNQPWRFAPAPGHIDVLADGNNFGYGPLDRGIAMAHLALGMMHEGKAGDWTPIAKGWRFQCSAQKGAPQGDDTPEA
- a CDS encoding DUF6612 family protein, which codes for MKHIKRAALLLLALATALAFSGCKAKGKSVQAYFDAAQKRIERVDSLDAGMYMGMKMGAGGEDIDMQMQMSLLSVADPLQTQMDINISLNGEKQTVHIFLREQAGQTQVYAGNGGTWQQVDGDTEQLDQLRKMADSMVKLDPYLNAADKFELVGQEEINGRKVVKLAGKFSAEDLSDMLSASGMLDTMTGADAAQAKLIYKMMGEMPVDIYLDAKTSEPVRIAMDLSGSIGNVMQKAAKLLGDAASLSCEQMEIRMDYNSFNKLESIPVPAGIEGGAGAKVA
- a CDS encoding DUF6580 family putative transport protein; amino-acid sequence: MSKVFKALLKVAEPLALLGVPIVLVLCALLRYENTALLAGAVAALALVPFFLRFEKQRPRPRDIMPIVVLAAVAVAGRALFGAFPNFKPVSAIVIVGGVCFGSQSGFLIGALAALASNMVFGQGPWTPWQMYAWGLMGYVAGTLAARGWLARTSQAVCYGVVASFLYGLLLDSWYILGFITPINWPAAAAAYGAGMLFNATHALSTAVFLLLIYQPWRRKLARVRDKYGLRNIA
- a CDS encoding ABC transporter ATP-binding protein, whose translation is MPIIQVRDFSFAYPNQAQRALQGVNLQIDEGSFTLLCGRSGSGKTTLLRHLKRELAPHGRAQGEIYIGGKAREALAPKESASLVGFVMQQPENQLVTDTVWHELAFGLENLSLPTQVIRRRVAETAHFFGIAPWFSRRVESLSGGQKQVLNLASVMAMQPRVLVLDEPTAQLDPIAAKNFLQALERVNSELGVTVVISEHRLEDVLPLADQVAYLADGKLAFAGAPRDFVAHIAAHPQARFAQALPEAARLALALQAPPPYPISVREGRNMVAARAPGSPAPKQAAPTPKGEVLLSARGVWYAYPEAEQPALRGLDIALRRGALHMLLGGNASGKSTALLALCGLCKPQRGSVTRARGARVALLMQNPQALFAADTLEADLMAQAGQGGYTHADMQAWAQRLGVAHLLERHPYDLSGGEMQKAALCKVLLMRPDVLLLDEPTKGVDAFAREQIALLLEQLARQGRAVAVVTHDVELAARHGDTCAMMFAGELLASDAGREFFLGNNFYTTAVNRMTRGLIDGCVTLEDVLQRVQSV
- a CDS encoding energy-coupling factor transporter transmembrane component T, which produces MKHVFATYHPAVGMLYITAALVLGMLTLHPVYLALSLAAGSCYAVYLHGARRFCASLKFILPMFLLVALANPLFNHRGATLLFYLFGNPVTQEAVLYGVCAGAMLAGVLIWCSCLEALITHEKFLYLFGGAAPTLALMLSMILKLIPTARYRARSIVQAQDALLGQAQRPSIRSAARNASVLVGWSMEDSIETADSMRARGYGAGRGRTTFSLFRFRRVDALALGALVCLLAASVWGMALCLRGFAFYPVLAWPALSPLWYAPYALLLFFPLLVQCREVF